In Miscanthus floridulus cultivar M001 chromosome 8, ASM1932011v1, whole genome shotgun sequence, the sequence AGTCATCAAAGTTTAGTCTATCCAGACCGAGACGTGTTGTGAACAAAATACAGTATGGCAAGCCTGGAAAAATCGGGAAAAAAAACTAAAGCAAATCGTCGACCCATGACCACCGCCGCTACAAATCATTACAAGGACACTCATGGTGTCCAAGCCCCCCTCCCACCCTACCCCATCCGTCAGCCCCCGCAAACTAGTATATGGATACACAGTCAAGAAGCTTTCTCTCCTTCCCCAAATCACACTCTCCCGCCTCTGTCTCTGCCTCTATCGTTTCGGTGGCACCGTCGATAGTGGATCAGCCACCCTCGACCGCCGCCATCCCTAATTGCTACAAATCCGACACCTCTGCCAACCAATCCTCCCCAATCGGCCCCACCACCACCCCAGCAGTGGTGTCGTCACCGTCCGCTGTTCTGCCCATGCACCATCACAACAACCCACTTGCTTTAAACCCGATATAGGCATATTTGCCCTCCTAAACCCTAACCTCGAAACCTTGACCCCAACATCTTAGCCCTAATCCGAGCCAGAGGTTGCTGATATTGCAAGATCATCGGAGCGTCGTCATTGTGGGTTCTGGCCCCATTTCTTACTTGAATCGTTCTCTCTCCAATCGTCGTCCACCACCACCTGCCATTCCGCCCATGCACCACCACCACAGGCCACCCACCTTCCTTACCCTTAACTCAACATCTTAGCCCTAATCCAAATCTAAGGTTGCTAATGTTGTAGGATCGTCGGAGCGTTACCGCTATGGGTCTGGTCCCATTTCTTACTTCCGTTGTTCCCTCTCATTAGTTCATTTCAGGGTTTTTTGATTCCAACATGTGTTTCTTTGCCAAATCAGGGGGCTCCCGAACGAGAGGCCCCTCGGTTTAGATTTTGCCTATAACAATAAAACATTGAGAATTATACATAGAGGTAAACATACACATATAGGGGTAAAGAAAGTTTTGAAGCGATCAAACAAGAGTACTTTTGGAGTGCCAGTGGCGTTCGGTGCAGGAACGACAGGTCAAGCTGCCACCCTAGATAAACTCTCCATTGCCTTCCCAGTATTGTTAGATTAATTGTTGGATACACAATAAGCTTgttttaaagatataaatattgctaatattttctataaattcaaTCAAAATTAAAAAGTCTGACTTGCACAAAAATCCTACATGATCTTTTTTAAAGATGACGGGAGTACTACACTAGTCCCTCTAGCCTCCTAGGACGGGTTGTGGCTTTCAGAATCGTTGGCCAGACATATTGGTGTTTAGCCTGTTAGCACGGTTATGTCCGGATGGCCAGACATATCTTGTCAGTCGTCACAACTCAGAGTACCCGATCTCTCTGCTGGCCGACCGGCCAACGAGGAGTTGAGCTGAGGTGGCGACGTGgtattcaccctgttcgcttgttgcttttagtcaggcttattcaaccagtcaacaatgtttttctctcataacaaaccagcaccaaccaaTCCAAACcaacctagaaaccaaccagcaaatATGCAGATGGATTGTTTTGGTGCGCACCTCGTCGTAGCTTGTCGCGGTCGCTTTCGATTTGCGATCATGAAAATGAAACTCCTGTGATTGCGCGCATGCTGACATGAAACCCAGCTACTCCAGTGGGCAGTTGATGAGACGGTCTGACTTTTGGTTTCACATAGTACTACGTAAACTGCACGCCCCTTCTCACTACGAGTCGTGCACAAAAGACAAAGGTCCTCACTTGGCTACACACGTAAAGTGGTGCACGGTGTggattttttgattttttttttgttggtgTGTCCCACACCAATTCCCATCCATCGTGCAGCTAGTGCAGTTCACCAAGTTAGATCACACTACACCATTGGCCGTCTGATTAAAATCTGGCGTTCCATGGTCGCGCTCGCGCCACGGTAGCATTCAGTAGCCGCAGCAGCCCCAAGTTGGGTTGGATCTCCCGCAGGCCGCTACCGTGCGGTTGGCGGTTTGCGAATGCGACGGCGACGGGGCGGCGAACGAGAGTCCATAAATCCCGCGCGCGGTGGAATAGTCTGCCAACCGTCACTCTACGGCGCGAGCGCGCAGCAGCTAGCTACCGCCCGCCCCCAGTCCAGATTCCTTCGGTCCAGCCCGAGAGCTCAGCTCCGCTCCGCTCCCCACCACGATCATGGGCGCCGCCCTGCTGCTCGCGCTCCTCCTCGCGGCGGTGCCCCTCTCCGCGTCGGCGGCCGACGACGCGCACCAGCGCGACTCCGACGAGGGCGCCTGCACGGTggacgcccccgccgccgccggcgcgggtGCGGAGCTGCGGCGGCTGGAGGAGCGCGGCCCCGGGCGCATCATCGACATCACGCACGCGTACGTGCCGGACCTGCCGGCGTTCGCGACGGGGGCGGTCACGGGGCCCGTGGTGCGCCTCAAGGAGTCCATGGCGGACGGGTCCGAGTACAACCTCTCGGAGCTGCGGATGGAGTGCCACGCGGGCACCCACGTCGACGCGCCGGGCCACATCAACCAGGCCCACTTCGCCGCCGGCCTCGACGTCGACACGCTCGACCTCGACGTCCTCAACGGTACGCGAACGCGACATCATCTCAGAAATCCCTGCTCTTTGGGGAGATTGGGCCGGCGTCAGTTCAGATGAACTTGGTGGGGAGGGGACTCCGACTGGGGAGGACGAGAACGAGATGAGGAATTCGTGATTCCCCGATTCTTTAGCCACCACTCACTGCTTGTCCGTTAGCGCGACAGCCGCCGGCAGGATAATTCTGAAACCCTCCTCGCTGTCGCTGACAAGCCGGGTCCACCGGGCAGCCACACTTGAACATCTCGCAGTCAAGACCTCCAACGAATTTTTGGCTACGATAGTTTACAGAAACTCCCGTAAAAGGTGCTATCGTCTGCGCAAGAACTAGGTGGCACACAGAGTAGAGCGCTAACTTTCGTGAACTTGTCGAAAGCGGCACTAGCATGCACATATATGATCGTCTTCGTTAGAACGATGCAACTGAAAAAGGCGTTGCGTAGAGTGGCTTCGGCAGCTGGCATCTACATGGTGCTCGAATTGGAGCCCAGCTGGGGCCTCATCAAATTTCTTATTTCTATCACGCCTCACCCCTTTGCTATTTCTAGCAAAAATGATTTCTAAACTCAAAGACTCGCCACACGTCAGTGTCCGTCCTTTATCCCAATAATTAAGTAAGCCATGAACAAAAGCCAAATTGTTCCGTGGTCTGAAATGAAACGATAAGTGTTATCAAAAGCAGCAGAATGCAGCTGCTCGGTTTCCTGTTCGCAAGCTCGGACTGCGAGCTCGTTACCATGTATTCAGGCTTCAGCTCATAACCAGGGTTGGTTTCTTGTAGATGATGTTTTCACATTCAGAATCAGAAGGGATGCGAGAAAGGCTATCAGTTCTGAATTTTGCATGTTACACTTACACTTGATTATATATGGTTCAATTCACGTCGTAAATGCTTTGACTGACCATGATTGATTCATCTTCTCTGGACAGGACCTGCGTTGCTAGTTGATGTTCCGAGGGACACAAACATAACAGGTAGAACGCTTTCATTTTTCTTTCAGTGAACTAGATACTTTATTACCAAATTATCTGTTGAACCACCTCGTTCCCAACTGTTGCTCTTATAGGCGGATTTTGATCCATACCATCATTGATGTGCACGCACTTTTCATACATACTATCATGTGGCAAAGATTCATATAACATGGTTTGAGATGAGCATATATTCACTTTTGTGATGCTAAAACAGATGGTGCCAGTTTGTCTATCAAGGCTTGTGTGCTAGTGTGGCTCCAGAGGATAGGCCTATGTTTGCTGCCTAGGATTTACTGCTAGTAGTATATAGGTATGTTAAACCCCAATAACTCTATGCAGCTGAAGCGATGAAATTCCTAAATATCCCAAGAGGAGTTCGCCGAGTTTTATTCAGGACACTGAACACTGACAGGTGTGGCTTATGTGTTTATTTACACCATTCAAATAGCACTAGACAACCATTTTATGGACTGCACTGAACGTGTAAGGAAATGTCTTTTAGGAAGTTGATGTGGAGGAAGGGAGGTGACATGAGCTATGTTGGATTTACAGAGGATGGCGCACAGTGGTTAGTTGACAACACTGACATAAAGCTAATTGGTAAGAAATTATTTCCCTGGCTGCATACAAATTGAGGCAAACCTCGTTTTTCTTCCTATTTTTTGTCACTGACAAAGCTTTGTTTTCCTTACGTGTTGGTTGCTATCTATTCATAACATTTCGTTTTCATGAACCTGACACACACTTGCCAGGAATCCATAGTGTTGGGGACAAACTTTCAATTTGTTCTCAGATATTTCTTGGTGGGTCAGTTGAAACTTACAAAATACTGCTACTGTCAATTATGCAGGAGTTGATGCTCTATCAGTTGCAGCATTTGATTACTTGATCTCTGCCCATGTGGTCTTCTTCAAAACCCCGGTAAGATACATATAGTTTGCTGACCAAAACATTTCAGGCACACCCAGATAACTTTGGCTGCATTTAGCATACCTGTAGTCTCATTCTGTTATTCCCTTATTCTACCGCAGAAGATTCCCATGTCAATTGTCAAAGCGGCGTTACTGACTAGTGACTACataactcaaaaaaaaaaaagtttgcttATCGCATAGCATGTAAACCATTGATTAATTTTCCCTTTATTATACCAGGATATAATCCCTGTTGAAGGCCTGAAACTAGACGACATTGAGGCGGGAATATACATGCTGCATTGTTTACCTCTCAGGCTGGTTGGAGCCGAGGGTGCACCGACCAGATGCATCCTCATCAAGTGATCATTCCCTGCTCTTGCTGGAGGTGACATTGTATCATGCCAGCTGAGCTGATGCTTCATCGTGGCCAACGCATTGGTTCGCAGTCCCCGTCTATATGAACGAAAATGTTGTGTACCCCATGTATATATGCTTGTGTGGACAATAAAGAAGCAGCAATACTTCCATCAAGAAAATTCCTTTTGGTAAGCCGGTAATGTAAGACATACCTACAGACTACAGTTGACTGTAAACTAGAGGCCTGAGAGGCTGAGACCTCGTGCTTCACGAATGACAAATGCAGAAATCAACATAAGttctgaaaagaagaagaagcaagaCTTCAGCGCCCAATTAAGCTTCTGAATTAGTATCATGCCTTTATTTTGGCAATTAGTTGTTGCTTGTTGCCTCACATCTGCCATGTGTTGAATTTAATTGGGCTTGGCTCGTTTATAAttaattaaatcaaataaattgaGGATTTGTCCCAAAATAAATGCTAGTTGCAACAAGGGTTTGATCCCACTTAAGAAATTGATAGGAATTTAAATTGGTGCTATTGCGTTCTCCTGTTGTGATATAAACAAATGCAGAAATCAGTGTAAGTTTTGAAAGAAGAGACGAAACTTCAGAACCCAATTGTATTAGCCTTCTGAATCGGCATCATGCATAGTATTTTGGCAATTGGTTGTTGATAGTTGCGATCATATCTGCCGTGTGCGACAATTTTCTCTTCGAAATGGAGAAAACCGGTACCTGTCGTTTCGCTGAGGAAGACGACGAACAGAAGGCTGGAACTCAAGCTACCTGACCTGACCTGTGCTGCAGATGCTGAAAGAAATCAAGAATCGCTTAATGCTGAAGGAAACCCCCAGGGACCAGGCCTCTCAAAAGCCGTGGCGTCCAAACAGCTCAGTTGCCGTAACATTATTGCTCAGTTGGCGCTCATCTTCTTGTCTTCTGGTCTTCTGGACTGCGTCGCGCCGTCGCCTTCTGGTCGTCTGGACTGCGAGCTCGTGGCCATGTCTGCTTCTCCTCTGATGGCGATGCTCCTGCTCGCCTCAACAGTGGCGCCGCGCGTTCCTGTCGCGCGGGGGAGCGGCATGAGCGCCGCCCACCCGGCGTACGCCGACGCCACCGCCTACGGTCCCGCCGCGGCCTCTGCCGTGGAGGCGGGGCTTGAGGAGTACGGCGGCGGGCGCATCGTGGACATCACGCACGCGTACCGGCCGGAGCTGCCGTTCCCCGGGCGGGACGGGCTTGGCGCGGTCACCCGGCTCACGGAGTCCATGGCCAACGGCTCCGTCAACAACGTGTCGGAGCTACGCATGGTGGTGCACTCCGGGACCCATGTCGACGCGCCGGGCCACATGGTCCAGGAGCACTTCGAGGCCGGCCTCGGCGTCGACAAGCTCGACCTCGACGTCCTGAATGGTAGGCTGAGTGTGTTCCTCCGTTTCAAGACGGATTCTGGATTTCTGGTATCGCGAATGTTTCCCAGTTGAGTTGAGGAAACATCACTAGTCTGAACCTGGGATGGGTGCGTTTCTTGCAGTTGCAGGGCACATTGTCAGGTTCAGAATGGATGCAAAATTGACTGAATATATTGTACTAGTACCGTTTACACCATGTTTAGAATGCAGGGATTTTACATAAATTCTGTAGGACTTCTGTATGAGGATTAACCCATTCAAACCATTCCAAATTTCTGTCTTCTACTTCAACATTCTGCATGTAAAAATGGATTCAAACCCTTGATGTTCTCATGTATGATTTGACAGAGTTTGATTCTTCTTTCTGGACAGGGCCTGCGTTACTCATTGATGTTCCGAGGCACACAAATATAACAGGTATATCACGCGTACTAATGTTTTCTATGAACTAGCTCTATCAACTTATCCGATGAATTACCACGTGAGTGCTATTTATCATTCTAATAAACATCCATACAAACTTCCTTGGAAACGTGTATTATTGTACAGAGATACCAATTTCTCTATCAAATGCATCATCATGTGCACGATCGTGCTGTGTTTGGTTCCAGTGAACAAACGACTAGCATTAGTTACACAAGTGTTAGTTTTCCTTTTAAGATGTAAATGTAGCATGAATAGTACCTAGTGTCTTAAATACCCACTTACTCCATGTAGCTCAAGCAATGGAGTCCCTAAATATCACGAAAGGAATTCGCCGAGTTCTTTTCAGAACACTAAACACTGACAGGTATGGCTCTTCTTCATCAGGATATAACATTGCAAAATTCAAATATCATTAGACAGCTGTTGTGTAGACTGCTGAACATGCAAGCAAATGTTTTCCAGGAAGCTAATGTGGACCAAGGAAATTGACACGAGTTTTGTTGGGTTCACAGAGGATGGTGCACAATGGTTAGTTGACAACACTGACATCAAGCTAGTTGGTAAGAAATTATAACCCTGACAGCATATGAAGACTAATACTGTACTGTCTGAATGAAGCTTGGTTTCTCTCGTGTGCTAGTTTCCATCTGTCCGttactttttttttttatctCGATTCAGAGTTGCTGACTATCTAGGAACCTCGAATTGTGAATAATTGTTTCTTCTTTGACTTTTTGCTACTTGGTGAATCAATACATATAGTACTTAACTTACTGATATGGAAACTATGCAGGGATTGACTATCTATCAGTTGCGGCATTTGATCACTTGATATCAGCCCATTTGGTCTTTTTAAATAGACGAGTAAGATAATGCAGTTTCCCACCTTGTGTGTAGCATCATTGCACTATTCTACTGCAGAAAAATTACATGTCAAGGTTATTAATTAATGTAATAAAAAAGCATGCATTAAATTTGCAAGTTGACAAGTTTAGCTAAGTATTAGCTCTAGAATTCCATGCCAAGTAATCTTTTGGGGGGTTGTCCTTGCTTCGTTTTGCTTCGCCAAAGAACATTCCACTTCATGTATAGTGTAGGTGATAATCAGAATGGATTGGACATGTCATCTAACATCTTATATACATTTGAATCATGGAATATTTCATCTGTACCATCGACCTGTGTTCATGACACGTATCATTGGCTAGCTTGAATAATTGGTTGATTTGTTTACTTTGTTCTCTCAGGACATAATACCAATCGAAGGTCTCAAACTAGACCATGTAAAGACTGGAGTATATATGTTGCACTGCTTACCTCTCAGACTTATTGGATGTGATGGCTCACCCATTAGGTGCATCCTTATCAAGTGATCACTAGCTGGTACTACTGAACATTATATAAAGCTGGTACTGCCGAAGGCTGGCTCGTGTACTTTCCACCTCTCTATGAAAGAAAATGATGCGTGCCATGTTGATATGCTCAAGAACAACATAGTTCATTGATACAATGTAAAAGGTATTACTGATAAGTCTGTGTTGTAAGAAATATATCTGCAGTAAAGAGAGGTAAAGCGAGTCTTCCAGTGATTCACCTAGTAATTGGATGTATCCTTGATTTGGACTGCTATTCCATTATGATAATCAGTAACACATGGCATGCATGGTAGCAATATCTATAGTCACAGTAAGCACAAGTATTTTGCTTATCGATGCAGATGTATCTgctttctagatacattatttttactacataactagacatagtgtatacactaaaagccaaaacgtcttataatttggaacggagtgaATACAAGATAATATTTTGTGTTCGAGAGTGCCTGGTGATTTGAAATTTTACATGGATACTGTGTTGCATACCTAAGAAATCAGGTACTGCAAGTTTGTGGGCAAACCATTTTGCTACTATTCACATTCACCCAACCCAAATCCATCCCTCCTGGATCAATTATATTCATCTCCTATATCAAAATGCTTGTATTTGGCACCAGTTTGTAAACAACCCCCTGCCCCCAACACACACACTGACACACCAAAAGGTCAAATTTGGCTTAACattttttttttgggtgggggGCTTGAAAAATCAAGAAGGCCACAAAATCAGATGATTTGTTTGTCACAACTCACAGCTATCTGTTCAGTCAGAAGGAATTAAACTATGTTTCTCATCAATAATATTGTACATTACTTACATGCCTGAAGCCAATGAACACAAAAAATTGCGTGAGAAACTCAGAAACCTACATGCAATCAACCAAGCTGATCCGCGAAATATAAGAAATATCTAGAGGAAAAGATTGCAATACAGGAAGCTAACTATTGTTAAAAAGAATCAACCAATCCATCAGTTTTGTCATATATGCTGAACAATGGCCAGCTCTTTCATGGGCATGCTCTCCATTGCACCATGCATAGCAAACATTATATTCAATATCCATCCAGCTGGAGATTCTGAGAGCAAAAGAACCAAAAGCCCATTTTCAAGGTAGTACCAGCAGGCTGTCAAACTTGGTAGTGTCTTTCTGATGGATCACGGATCAGTCATTTAGGTTAGCAATCAAAACTCAGAGGCTGAGGCTTCAGTACTTTATCACATTATGACGCAGCCACAGTTCATACATAACCATGTGGAATGCATCGTAGGAGACAGGAGGTGAATGCCACACGAAGTGTTTCTGCACCTGTATTGTAATTTAACTTGTTAGTGCGAAACTAAACTGTAATTTAGTTAGGAATCTAGTTATCTCAAACTGACATTTCAGAGAACTATGGCAAAAACAATTGGCAAAGCACACTTCTTACACAAATAAACTTCAGAGTAGCTAATTTGCTACTGACATATTACTGTTAttatgtaatattatagatcgtTTTCCTATTAGTCTAATTCAATATTTGAAATTTCAATGCTGCCAAGTGTAACTGGACCTACTTTTTTTTAGAACAGTGAATGCAAAGAACATAGTATAGTAAGAGTACAGGTGTTCAGAACAAACAAACCTGAACTAGAGATTTATGTAATGAAACAAACTCCTCCTGTGATATTGATTTCAAGATATTCTTCAGTTGATATACATCTCTCTCCCTAAGTACAACCGCAAACTTTCTCCAGTCAAGGGCATCATTGAAAGGCAGGTCATAGTAGTCTGACAGAATAACTAAAAGGGTAGAAGAATATGTATCAGAACAATGTAATCAGGAAGGAACTAAAATACTCTATTCCCATAAAAAGGAAATAGAAAGAACAATGAGATGCACCATCAAAGTTTACAAGTAGAAATACTAACCAGGAACACAACCATAGTGTATTGAGTCAGATATACGGGCACTATTAACTTGAGAACCACCAGGACAGATACAGAACTTGGTCCGGTAAAACTGCTTCTGATAAACTAGCTCTCCGATAGCTCTACTGATCCGATTGTTGCTGATAGCAAGCTCTGTGTCATTTTCCCAAACTCGTGCTAGGATAACTCTTATTTTGGAATTGCGATGGCCAGCCCAAAAgccaagaattgtcctgattgAATTGCAAAACAataataaaatataatttgtaatAGGCTAACAGATAGAGTTTATGATGTAGTCCCTCCAGTTCTTTTTCTGAGATGTATTTTAGTTGGGACACAAGAAACGTTTAAAGCTAGGAGAATGATAGAAGAAAATGACCATGGCGCCCAGGGTATTGTTGCCTTGGGAATATAACAATGACTAGCTGTATGAATATTTAGTCATAAATGTGATGTGTGAAAGTAATAAAGATTAATGAGAGAAAAAGGAGAGAGGCCATAATTAAACAACATGCAAGCATTATATTTTAATAAGGTGGCAAAAACAAGTCCACAGCTGCAATCAACTTCTAATTTTCCTATACCTAAGTGATTCTTAGCATTAGCTTGGAGCAATGGGCAGTGTGAAACCATGTACACTTCAAGGCATGAATGAGGAGACAACCGCACAAGTAAGTGTGTTCCATATAGAGTTTTCATTTGACATTTGAATATTTTTTCCCATTTTTTTGTGGCATTATAGCCTTAAGCACTAGAGTAAATGAACGGCCAAGAACACTAACACAATCTTGAAAATTCATTAGGATAAACATACCAGGAATTCTCCACAGTATTTGTACTGAACAATCACTAACCTGTTCTCAATATCATTTCCTCCTTCAGGTAGGGCAAACGGCTGTAGCACTTGAGGAAGGGCAATATCCTTATGCGGTATAAAGTCAACATTATAGCTTGGCGAACATACAACTCTAATAGAGTTTTTCACCATGAATGGAAGTCCTTCAAATGCTCTCACACCCACATCATGGCAGGTGACAAAAAAGTGGTCTGCTCCTAGTGTCCGGTTCCAGTAAGGATACTTGTTTATCAAACCTTCTACGTAGTCCTTAACTATCACCGTCATATTCTCATATGTAGTACCCTGCAATGCCAAAACAACACACGTACATAACTACCGTTACAAGGAAACAAGAGCAGAAATTAAAGATGAATATAATAAGCATATCAATCATACAGGGTTCCTTAAATTTGAAAATGAAAACTCAACAGGTATCCCAGAGGGAAAAACAAATGACTTGCAATTAAAGTGAAACAACAAGTTAAGAACCAAGGATCTTACATCAAAGTGATAACCTACCAAATCAATCAGCAGCCATAGGCACACATTAATTAACATACTACAATAACCCATTACAAGTGCAAGCTCAACTAAAATGGAAATTCCACAGATTCTACTCCCCCTGTCAAACCATTAATCATGATTTGTCCAAACCTTAGTGGAAGCATCACAATGCAACCAATCAAGAAAGATGATTGTAACTACACTACGCATTATGCTAACCAAAAGATTCAGAATAACCTAACTCCTATGAGGCAATATTTGACATTAGCAAATGTTCAAGTGGTTTGGGGCACGCTAAGGACAGTTCAACATTAATCCAATGCGCCAATGACTAATACCATCAGTACTGGGTTACAGCGAGATGGATAGAGTCCAAGAGAGATAGGGAAGCCACCTTGCCGCGCATCTTGTGGGGCGAGATGGGGACGAAGAAGAGGTGCGCCTGGTCGGGGTCGTCGGTGCGGAAGCGGCTCTCTCGGATGTTCTGGAAGAAGTAGCCCTCGCTGGCGTACTTCCCCGTGAGCTTGCGAGGCGTCTGATAGAATGTCTTGGGGTCGCCGTCCGGGTAGATGTACACCTTGAAGCTCCGCTCCATCTCCGCGTACCCCGCCGCGAACGCCTCCGGAGAGTGGTACACCGACGAGGAGGACTGGAGCCGGAGGAGGGGACGGGACTTGGCGGCGGGGCGGAGGGAGCGGAGTGAGAGGAAGGAAATGGAGAATAGCGCGagcgcggcgaggaggaggagcgcgcgGGGCAGCGGTGAGGACGCGGCGGCGCCCGGGAGGCGGCCGGCCATCGCCGGAAGTGGGCAGGAGTGAAGTGGAGGACTCCCTGTGATGCGGGGGTGGATCGAAGGGAGTGGAGAAGTTGAGGGTTTTCTGCGAAAAGAGGCGAGTCGGTCCGGTCGTTGATtcgttttatataaaaaaaaataacCCAATTGTTCGGTTAGGGCAGCGTTAAGGCAGTTTTTTTTAATCCACAAGAAGAAACCACGCGTACTAGTTTTTATGACATGCacatagttttgagttttttttgttAAAATACTTTTATCTCCAATTACATGTTTTTCTTTATTATCTAGCTaggttctcgtgtagacatacTAGTTTATTATCTAAGAAattattttcttctctcttttttaatTCCAATCCACATCACTATTTTTCTTAGTTGATTGACACTATAATTAATGAACATATGAATTATCTTAGTTTCTGGGTTAGGAGTGCTCTTATGTGGCTTACGCTACTGAAAAGGAGGAATACAAATATACTTTGTCACCACTGGCTCTCCATTCTTCCGTTGTTGGAAATGCAAGAATTTTAAAGAAAAATCGATAGAAAAAGCCTATCGATATTTTCGTTGGTAAATATAAAATTATGATTTTTTCCCAGTGGCAAAATCACAATCAAGAACCAATATATAGTATACAAGGACTTGATGATGGTGCATATATGACATTTTGAATTTCCATTAGCTCGCTAGCATGGAATGCCTGTGCATCTTGAGCTAGCAAAACACAGAAGATCCTCCTCCccagagagagaagaagaagaaaaagaatgttcAGGTTCAATTGCTAGATTTGCATCCATTTGAAACGCTCAACCAGGTTGCCCACAAGATTGGTGCCCATCTAGCTTGCCTCCTTGATTTTTGAAACGGGCACTTGAACTGCACCCATGAAAAAAAAATATCAAATACTTTATATGTAGCGTCTAATGTTATCCTCACTATAACTTCATAGAAAACTTTTGAAAACAAAAGGCATGAAAACCACTCCATGATCTATGAATAGAAGTGCAAGAAGTCATAAAAAAGGAACCATATTTTGAGAGTTCATAGTTCATAGCcatgagaaaaaaaaacatcctCAAACT encodes:
- the LOC136475860 gene encoding cyclase-like protein 1, which translates into the protein MGAALLLALLLAAVPLSASAADDAHQRDSDEGACTVDAPAAAGAGAELRRLEERGPGRIIDITHAYVPDLPAFATGAVTGPVVRLKESMADGSEYNLSELRMECHAGTHVDAPGHINQAHFAAGLDVDTLDLDVLNGPALLVDVPRDTNITAEAMKFLNIPRGVRRVLFRTLNTDRKLMWRKGGDMSYVGFTEDGAQWLVDNTDIKLIGVDALSVAAFDYLISAHVVFFKTPDIIPVEGLKLDDIEAGIYMLHCLPLRLVGAEGAPTRCILIK
- the LOC136475859 gene encoding cyclase-like protein 1 isoform X1 → MSASPLMAMLLLASTVAPRVPVARGSGMSAAHPAYADATAYGPAAASAVEAGLEEYGGGRIVDITHAYRPELPFPGRDGLGAVTRLTESMANGSVNNVSELRMVVHSGTHVDAPGHMVQEHFEAGLGVDKLDLDVLNGPALLIDVPRHTNITAQAMESLNITKGIRRVLFRTLNTDRKLMWTKEIDTSFVGFTEDGAQWLVDNTDIKLVGIDYLSVAAFDHLISAHLVFLNRRDIIPIEGLKLDHVKTGVYMLHCLPLRLIGCDGSPIRCILIK
- the LOC136475859 gene encoding cyclase-like protein 1 isoform X2; the protein is MSASPLMAMLLLASTVAPRVPVARGSGMSAAHPAYADATAYGPAAASAVEAGLEEYGGGRIVDITHAYRPELPFPGRDGLGAVTRLTESMANGSVNNVSELRMVVHSGTHVDAPGHMVQEHFEAGLGVDKLDLDVLNGPALLIDVPRHTNITAQAMESLNITKGIRRVLFRTLNTDRKLMWTKEIDTSFVGFTEDGAQWLVDNTDIKLVGHNTNRRSQTRPCKDWSIYVALLTSQTYWM